The window ATACACAACTCCCGCTCGTACTGGTTAACGGCGAACTGCTGACCAGCGGCGGCAAGCTCTCCATGCCGGTTATTCGACGCCACCTGGATGCGCTGGGCGTTCAGCCTGAACCGTAGATTGCTGATTTTGACTGTCAAGAATGTTGTCGTCTGGTCGTTGGGCGCAGGACCGCGCCAATCTTCCGGCTCTCAAAGAAAATCACAAACGAATAATACCGCGCTCCAAAGCCACCCTCACCGCCGACATGCGGTCGCCAACGCCCAACTTCTCAAAAATGTGAATAAGATGGGTCTTAATGGTGGCCGTGCTGACATGCAGCGCCTTGCCGACCTGCTGGTTGTTGTTGCCGGCGGCCACCAGTTGCAGCACCTCAATTTCGCGGGCGCTGAGGTTTTCTTCGGCCGGGGCGCGCATCCGGGTCATCAGGCGGGCGGCCACAGCCGGCGCCAGCACCGATTCCCCCCGGCTGGCAGCGCGCACGGCGCGAAACAACTCTTCGCGCGGCGTATCCTTGAGCAAATAGCCGGTCGCGCCGGCTTCCACCGCCCGCACGATGTCGGCGTCGCTGTCGTAGGTGGTGAGGACGAGGATGTTGGCCGACGGCCGTTGCTGTTTAATCGCCTGAATCGCCCCCACCCCATCCAGACCCGGCATCCGCAAATCCATCAGCACCACGTCCGGGCTTAGGCGGGCATCCAGGGCCACCGCCGCCGCGCCATCGGCGGCCATCCCGGCCACCGCCATGTCTGCCTGCCCGGTTAGCATCCCGGCCAGGCCCTCCCGCACCACCGGATGGTCGTCCACAATCAAAATTTGAATTTGCGCCACCATGACCTCACCTCTTCTTCAATCTCTAACCCTGGTTGTTCACCGGAATCGCCACCGCCACCGTTGTGCCGGCGCCGCGTTCGCTTTCTACTTCCACCGTGCCGCCCAACTGCGCCACTCGTTCGCGCATCGCCGTTAAACCAAAACCGCCGGAGAGGTCGGTGGGCGCGGAACCGGTGAGGCCGACGCCGTCATCGGCCACGTCCAGCGTGACCACGTCGCCCATGTAGGAAAGCGTCACCTGCACCTGGTGGGCCTGGGCGTGCTTGCGCACGTTGGCCAGCGCTTCTTGCGCCGCCCGAAGCAGGGTGATGTCGAGATCGGGATGCAAGGTCAGGCTGTCGCCGGTGATAACGGCCGCTGCCTTCACCCCCGTCTCTTCCTGCCAACGCGCCACCAGCCGCTCAATCGCCGCCGGCAGAGATTGCTGCGCCAGCAAATCCGGGCGTAAATCCTGCACTACCTGACGCGCCTGTGTCAGGCTGGCGCGGGCCGTTTCCCGCGCCTTGTTCAGGTGGTAATGCGCCTGCTCCGGGTCCACTTCCGACGCTTGTTCGGCAGCTTCCAGGTGCAGCACAATGCTGGTAAATCCCTGAGCCAGGGTATCGTGGATTTCGCGGGCCAGCCGTTCGCGTTCTTGCAACATGCCCTCGCGCCGCTCGGCGGCTGCCAATTCCGTCTGGGTGCGCTGCAGCTGTTCAATCAAGATACGCCGCTGTGCGCTTTGGCGAATGATGGCGTAAATCCAGACGCCCATCAACATGGCGCCGGCCGTATACCCAACCCAATACAGCAGCCCGACGCCCCACCAGTCTGGCGGTCGGCCGCTGCTGACAAAGTTATCATAGGCGGCCAGGCTGTTGATGAACAGAGTCATCAGCAAGGCCGGGCCAATGGGCAAAAAGATGTAGACAAACGGGACCAGCCCGGCGAGCAGGAAGTAGAAGACGGGATCAATGCGCACCAGCAAGAACCACAAAAGAACGCCGAGCGCTACGATGGGGGTCGTGATGAACGGCCGTTCCCGCAAGCGCCAATGGACCATGCCGTAAAACAAAACCGCCTGCCACAGCCCTAAACCCAGTCCCAACAGGAGGATGCGGCTCTGGGCGGCGGCGTTATCCGGGTCGGTCAGCCCCAGGCTGACGACCAGGAGCAGATTGATGTGGTAAACGGCCGTCCACAACCAACATGTCCGTTCCCAAATGTCACGTTGTGCTATCGGGGATGATTCCTGTTTCATCGAAAAAAGCTTTTTAGCCGCGGAGAGCGCAGAGAGCGCGGAGTTTTTCTCGGGAGATTCTTGCTCTCCGCGTCCTCCATGCCCTCCGCGGTTAGTTTTTCAGTGATCTCACTATTCCCTGCCAGTTTAGCAGCATCTACTCCCAACGGAAAGTTTGCCGCGACACGATGATGCCGACGACTAGCAGCCCAATCACCACTGCCAGCGACGTCAGATTCCACGTGCCCTTGAGCCACAATTCTTCCAACAGCTTCACCACATGAGTCAACGGGAGAAATTCCGAGAATTTCTGCACCGATTCCGGCATGATCTGGCGCGGCATGGCCGCCCCGGAAAGAAAAAGCATGGGGTAAAACAAAGCCATTCCCACCGCCTGCGCGGCGCGAGGTGTGGGCAGTACGCCCGCCAGCACAAAGCCAACGGCCAGAAAACTGAGACCGCCGAGCAGTGCGGCCGCTATCAGCCCCAGCGATGCTTCTGGCGGCCGCAAATCGTAGACCAGGAAGCCAGCCGTCACCAGCAGCAGCGCGCCGAAGGCCGTCATCACGAGGTTGACGGCTACCTGCGACCAGAGAATGGTACTGGACGGCAGAGGGGTGGCCTGCAAACGGCGCAGCACCCCTTGTTCGCGGTAGGTGGCGAGGGCGATGGGCAGGCTGAGCATCCCAATCGTGCCGATAATCATGCCGATGTAGCCAGGCACAGAAGATCAATAGAACCAAAGCCGCCCAGAATTTCCGACGGTTCGTTGCCATAGATGCTGCCAAAGATGAACAGCAGCATCAGGGGGAAAGCCAGGGTAAAAAATGCGCCAATGGGTTCACGGAGTTGTAATTTCAATTCAGTCCAGGTCATTTGCCAAAAGGTTTTCATGAGAAATCTCCTACGAAAAGAGCGAGAGCTAGAGCGAGAGCGAGAGTCTAGAATGGCTTCTTCCTCTAGCAGCTTGTCGGAGAAGATACGTTTCTCCGAACAAAAATGATTTCGGTGTAAACTTTGGGTATGGCAAGAAAATTCAGAACTGCTGATTACGAAAAGACCCTGGACCTGCAAATCACCTTGCGCGATGTCCTGCCACCCGACCATTTGGCTCGCTTCATTGTCGCTGTCGTCGCCCAGCTTGATTTGGGATCATGTATAGAAAGTATAGCGAGCAGGGTGCGCCACCATACGCCCCGGAAGTGATGTTGGGATTGCTGTTCTACAGCTATGCCAGCGGCGTATTCAGTTCGCGCAAGATTGAACGCGCCACCCATGAGGTGATTCCCTTTCGTTTCATTACCGGTGACATGCACCCCGACCATGACACGATTGCGGCTTTCCGCCAACAATTTCTGGCTGAACTGAAAGAGTTGTTTGTCCAGATACTGTTGATTGCCCAGGCGATGGGCTATTTGCAATTGGGTAACGTCAGTCTGGATGGCAGCAAAATCCATGCCGATGCGTCCAAGAGCAAAAGCGGTCAGTTACCAGCGGCTGTTGGCTATCGAAGCCTATCTGCAAGCCGAAGTCGAGGAGTTGTTCACTTTGGCTGAAGTTGCCGATGGAGGACAACTGCCCGAAGAGATGAACATTCCCGATGAGATTGCCCGACGCCAGCAGCAATTGGCGCGGCTGGCCGAAGCCAAGAAGGTGCTGGAGGAACGCCCAGGCCCGGTATGAAGCCGAGCAAGCCGAATACGAGGCCAAGATGCAAGCCCAGGCCGAAAAAGACCGACCCACAGGGAAAAAAGCCGCCGGGCAAACCACCGCAGCCACCCACTCCAGGACCCAGAGATAAAGACCAGTACAACTTCACCGACCCCGAATCGCGCATCATGAAAAACGCCACCAACAGCGGCTTTGACCAACATTATAACGTCCAGGTAGTGGTTGACCATGACAGTCGTCTGGTAGTGGGCAATTGGTTGTGTGACCATACCAACGATAAACAGGCCGCCCTGCCAACTCTCGACACCGTACCACCAGTCGTGGGTCAGCCGAAAAAGGTCAATTTGGACACCGGCTATTTCAGCGAAAAACAACATCGCCAGCTTGGAAGCGCGCGGCATTGACCCTACATCGCCACCGGTCGCAGCCCACACCATCAGGGTTGGCGTGCCTTTCCTGGACAATCCAACCCGCCACCCAATGATGCTTCCGTCAAAGAGCAAATGGCTTACAAACTACCAGACCACCCTCGGCAAAGCCACCTACCGTTTGCGCAAATCGACGGTTGAACCGGTTATCGGTATCATCAAGGAAACCTTGGGTTTCCGTCAGTTTTCTCTGCGAGGCCTGGTTGCTGCCGGTGGCGAATGGACATTGGTTTGTCTGGCTTACAACTTGAAACGATTGCATACCTTGCAGCTTGCTTGACGGAGCTGTTATTGCCCCCTGCCTGATGCCCGAAAACGGGCTGTAAAACCGTGCAAAATTCATGGTAATGAGGCCAATATGAGTTGCAAACTGCTTGTCTTGATGCTTTGAAATCGTTATTTGTCTATCATCGGGCCTTCAGAAGATATTTTTCCGACAGCCTGCTAGCTCTAGCTCTAGCTCTCGCTCTAACTTCAGGTTTGTCAATCCCTGATTTTACGGCCGGTGAGCACCAGGAATACATCTTCCAGGTTAGCCTGCTCAACGCGCAGGTCCAGGGGGGTCTCGTTGTGGCTGTTCAGGGCGGCGACGACGTGGCTGAGCAGTGGGCCACGGCCGTATACGGTGATTTGTCGGCCCTGCTGTTCTACCTGACTGACGCCGGGCAACGGCCGTAACACCGTCGCATCAAAGCCATTCTGGCTGGTAAAACATACCCGGCTGCCCGCCTGCAAATTCTGAATGAGCGCCTGCGGCGTGTCATGCGCCACCACCTTACCGCCATCAATGATGAGCAAATGGTCGGCCAATTCCTCGGCCTCTTCCATAAAATGCGTCACCAGAATCACTGTTTTGCCCTGTTGCCGGATGGCGCGCACGGCGTCCCAGGTCGCCCGGCGCGCTTGCGGGTCCAGCCCAGTCGTCAGCTCGTCCAGAAAAACCATTTCCGGGTCGTTGAGCAGCGCCAGGGCGATGAAAAGCCGCTGCTGCTGGCCGCCGGAGAGTTTGCCAAATTGGGCGTTGCGTTTTTCGGCCAGACCCCATGTTTCCAGCAGCGGCTCCCAGGGCACGGAACGGCCGTAAAACGTGGCAAACAAGGCCAGCGCTTCCCAGACCTTGATGCGATTGGGCAGCGCCGCCTGCTGCAACTGAATGCCGATGCGCTGCTTTAATTCGCGGCCCTGTGTCTGTGGGTTCAGACCTAACACCCGAATCTCGCCGCTGTCCGGCCGACGCAGGCCAATGACCGATTCCACCATCGTGGTTTTACCGGCCCCATTTGGGCCAACGATGCCAAAAATTTCGCCCGGCTGCACGGTGAAGGAGATGTCGTCAACGGCCGTTACCGCCCCATACGCCTTCCGTATATGCTGCACATCTATCACATTTGTCATGGGTACACCTCTAAATTCTGAATAAACCGGCATGGTTCATCGAGCAAAATATCATCTTTACAAATTTACACGGCATTGTCATGCTGAGCGGAGTCTTCGGAGCGAAGCATCCCGCTCCCGCCAGAGGAGGGGGATGCTTCGGGGGATGCTTCGGCTTCGCTCAGCACAGGCTCTCAGCATGACGCGCTTTCTTGCCAAATTTGTAAAGCACATATCGCCTGGAATGAACCATGCCAATAAACCGCTTTGTCAATATGATTTACAGCATAACAGAGCGGGCTAGAGTTGTGATCCACCAGACAGTAGATTGTGCGAAGACAAGGGGTTGATTCTGGCGTTAGCCAGATGACGAAAAGAGATCAACCATCTGGTTGACTCCAGTGCCAGGTATTGTGCTTGAAGAGGAAGCGTCAACTGACGAGGGTTTTCTTGGCTGTGCGTATACAGGAGGGGCACATAGGCCCTATTAAATCAATGCCGTATTGGGGTGTGGGCGGCGTGGGTTCTGGCACGCCGCCCACATTTGCTTATGGCTGCCGCTGGAGAACCGGCAGATAAATAATCCACTCTGTCGGCGGCGGCGGTTCGGTAGTGGTTTCAACTTCAACCCGCAGCAGCGCCGTTTCACTCACCTGCGCCGCACTGCCCACGGCCGTTCCCGTCAGCACAAAGTCGCCAGTCCCATTCGCCTGCACCGTCACCGGAATCATCGCCGCCATGCCCGGCGGCAAGAGGAAGTTGCCCAGTGCGACGGCAAAGGTCAGCCCGGCCCCGCTCAGGTTTAGCGTCACCGGCACGGCCGTATTGCCCGTGTTCGTCAGCACCAGTGTGTAGCTGGCCACAAAGGTGTTGCTGATGGTCTGGCTGGCGGGCAGCCACGCGGCCGCCAAACCTTCCTGCGCCGCCAGGGTGAAGGTGGTGCCATCTGTGCCCACAACGGCCGTTTCGCTCACCGAACGCGCCAGCACATCCAACGCATAGGCTTGGGGCAGCGCCCCCATAAACGGCCCGGCGGTGTACTGCACCACCACCGACGCACCCGCCGCCAGCGTGACCGTATCGCTGCTAAACGCGCCACCTGCGCCCACCGGCAGGCCCGCCGCCGTCAGAGCAAAGGTATCGCTATTC of the Candidatus Leptovillus gracilis genome contains:
- a CDS encoding ABC transporter permease, encoding MPGYIGMIIGTIGMLSLPIALATYREQGVLRRLQATPLPSSTILWSQVAVNLVMTAFGALLLVTAGFLVYDLRPPEASLGLIAAALLGGLSFLAVGFVLAGVLPTPRAAQAVGMALFYPMLFLSGAAMPRQIMPESVQKFSEFLPLTHVVKLLEELWLKGTWNLTSLAVVIGLLVVGIIVSRQTFRWE
- a CDS encoding response regulator transcription factor, with amino-acid sequence MVAQIQILIVDDHPVVREGLAGMLTGQADMAVAGMAADGAAAVALDARLSPDVVLMDLRMPGLDGVGAIQAIKQQRPSANILVLTTYDSDADIVRAVEAGATGYLLKDTPREELFRAVRAASRGESVLAPAVAARLMTRMRAPAEENLSAREIEVLQLVAAGNNNQQVGKALHVSTATIKTHLIHIFEKLGVGDRMSAVRVALERGIIRL
- a CDS encoding ABC transporter ATP-binding protein, whose amino-acid sequence is MTNVIDVQHIRKAYGAVTAVDDISFTVQPGEIFGIVGPNGAGKTTMVESVIGLRRPDSGEIRVLGLNPQTQGRELKQRIGIQLQQAALPNRIKVWEALALFATFYGRSVPWEPLLETWGLAEKRNAQFGKLSGGQQQRLFIALALLNDPEMVFLDELTTGLDPQARRATWDAVRAIRQQGKTVILVTHFMEEAEELADHLLIIDGGKVVAHDTPQALIQNLQAGSRVCFTSQNGFDATVLRPLPGVSQVEQQGRQITVYGRGPLLSHVVAALNSHNETPLDLRVEQANLEDVFLVLTGRKIRD
- a CDS encoding sensor histidine kinase; the protein is MKQESSPIAQRDIWERTCWLWTAVYHINLLLVVSLGLTDPDNAAAQSRILLLGLGLGLWQAVLFYGMVHWRLRERPFITTPIVALGVLLWFLLVRIDPVFYFLLAGLVPFVYIFLPIGPALLMTLFINSLAAYDNFVSSGRPPDWWGVGLLYWVGYTAGAMLMGVWIYAIIRQSAQRRILIEQLQRTQTELAAAERREGMLQERERLAREIHDTLAQGFTSIVLHLEAAEQASEVDPEQAHYHLNKARETARASLTQARQVVQDLRPDLLAQQSLPAAIERLVARWQEETGVKAAAVITGDSLTLHPDLDITLLRAAQEALANVRKHAQAHQVQVTLSYMGDVVTLDVADDGVGLTGSAPTDLSGGFGLTAMRERVAQLGGTVEVESERGAGTTVAVAIPVNNQG